ATCGTCGGCATGCTCATGGCCGTCGTCATCATCGTGCCCATCCTCATCTCCCAACTCTACGGATTCCGCTTCTCCATCATCTTCGCCGCCGAAGCCCTCGTCTTCGGCCATCTGCCCGTCCTGAGCCTCTTCCTGATCGCCTGCAGCTTCATCGCCGGCGCCAGCAAGCACATGCTCCCCTTCAAGTTCGGCGTCGCCGTCCTCTCGCTCCTCCCCATTGCCATCTACTTCTACGTCGCCACCCGCGGCGCGCCCGCCCTCCAGATGAAGCTCGTCGATCCCACCCTCCTCTACGCCCCCTGGGTCGTCGCCTTCGTCGCCGCCGCCGCCATCGCCGCCGCCGTACTCGCCTTCGCCAAGCTCGTCAAGTACCGGCCGGGAGGCATCCTCATCAGCATGATCCCCTTCTTCGCCATTCCCGGTCTCCTCTTCCACCACTACATCGGCGCCGACCAGCTCGAATTCCGGCTCCTCGCCCGCCACTACGGAACCGACGGGGAAAACCTCTCGATCGACGTGACCCAGAAATTCCTCCAGGAGACCGTCAGGTCCTGGCAACGCTTCAAGCTCCGGGACTTCCAGGCCATCCTCGACATGGCCCAGCAGATTTTCCCCTCCGTCGCCCAGGAAATCACCCACAACCACCGCATGGCCATCATCGAAGCCTGCCAGCGATTCCAACGCCAGTTCGGCGCGTCCCACTTCCTGCCCAACTGCCTCTACGTCCGTGCCCTCGCCGAGGACATGCGATTCGACTATACCATCCTCATGCAGGACTGGCAGGTCTCCTTCCACACCGACCTGGTCAGCCCCACCAGCCGACTCCTCTGGCGGCAGTTGATCGACGAGTACCCGGATAGCCTCTACGCCCAACCCGCCCGTTACCGACTCGCCGTCATCGCCACCCGACGCGGACAGATCGACCAGGCCGTACGCCTCCTCTCCGAACTCGTCGACCACGACGCCGCGCTCGTCGGACAACCTCAGACCATGCCCGCGGAGTCCGGAACCCTCCGAAACATCTTCGTCCGACGACGCGAATCCGCCATCCCGCCCGTCGATCTCGCCGCCGTCAAACGAAACGCCGAAAAACTCCTCGAACTCATCCAGAACAACGCCGACGATCCCAAATTCGGATACAAACCCCTCGCCGACCTGCTCAACCTCGACCCGCATCACCCCAAATGGCGAACCCACCTCCTCGACCTCGCCGTCCGCTATTCCGGAAGCAAACTCCACGACGACCTCCTCGTCCTCTACGCCGTCAGCGAACCCGACCCCCGCTCGCGACAGCGAACCCTCCAACGCTACGCCGACCAGTTCAAGGATCAGGACGCCGGTGCTCTCGCCCTCTTCGAACTTGCCCGAACCACCCGCGCCCTCGCCCTCGTCGATCTCGACCCAGCCGCCGTCCAAACCGCCTCCGATTTGTTCCATAGAGTCATCCGCCAGTACCCGCGACACCAGAGCCTCTGCCAGCAGGCCATCGAGGAACTCGCCAAACTCGCACAGTGGGGGGACTTCCGCCATGAATGAACTCGCCCGACCCGGTTCTCTGGTCCTGGCCGTCTGCGGGGCCAGCGGACAAATCTACGCCAGAGCCGTCCTCAAGGTCGCCGCACGCAACAACCTCCCCGTCGACCTGATCCTCTCCGCCAACGCCGTCGCGGTCGCCGCCGAGGAACTCGACGGCCACGACCTCGACTCCGGCCTCAACGCCCGGATCCGCCGGCACCCTAACCTCAATCTCCACTCCCCCCTCGCCAGCGGCTCCCACCGAACCGCCGGCATGATCATCTGCCCCTGCACCCTCAACACCCTCGGCGCCCTCGCCTCAGGACTCTCCGATAACCTCATCCGACGCGCCGCCCAGGTCCACCTCAAACAGCGCCGGCCCCTGGT
This Phycisphaerae bacterium DNA region includes the following protein-coding sequences:
- a CDS encoding UbiX family flavin prenyltransferase; the protein is MNELARPGSLVLAVCGASGQIYARAVLKVAARNNLPVDLILSANAVAVAAEELDGHDLDSGLNARIRRHPNLNLHSPLASGSHRTAGMIICPCTLNTLGALASGLSDNLIRRAAQVHLKQRRPLVLALRETPLGLIDLENLAKLARAGAVAAPLCPPFYHKPQTIEQLVDYTAERLVDLIHPIPLSFTYTGNLSHE